One genomic region from Bufo bufo chromosome 3, aBufBuf1.1, whole genome shotgun sequence encodes:
- the LOC120995666 gene encoding leucine-rich repeat extensin-like protein 3 — protein sequence LSLSSPPPPSLPCHSLLPPTLPPLSLSSPPPYPPSLVTLFSPPLPSLPCHSLLPPYPPSLVTLFSPPTLPPLSLSSPPPPSLPCHSLLPPPPPLPCHSLLPPPPPPLSLSSPPPPPPPLSLSSPPPPSLPCHSLLPPHPPSLVTLFSPLPPLSLSLSPPPPPPPLSLSFP from the coding sequence ttgtcactctcttctccccccccaccctccctcccttgtcactctcttctcccccctaccctccctcccttgtcactctcttctccccccccctaccctccctcccttgtcactctcttctccccccccctaccctccctcccttgtcactctcttctccccccctaccctccctcccttgtcactctcttctccccccccaccctccctcccttgtcactctcttctccccccccaccctccctcccttgtcactctcttctccccccccccccccccctcccttgtcactctcttctccccccccccccccctcccttgtcactctcttctccccccccccccccccctcccttgtcactctcttctccccccccaccctccctcccttgtcactctcttctccccccccaccctccctcccttgtcactctcttctcccccctccctcccttgtcactctctctttctccccccccccccccccctcccttgtcactctctttcccc